From the genome of Actinomycetota bacterium, one region includes:
- a CDS encoding sodium-translocating pyrophosphatase gives MTAIPYLAAAAAIAGLLLAVYFSRVVHRADEGTEAMREIAAAIREGAVTFLRREYRWVAVFVAIMAVVIFVVLDYGRPWGAIAYVLGAIFSATAGVVGMRIATAANVRTANAARDGAAKALPLAFRGGAVMGFTVAGLGLLGLSLAYIVFVDVLAVDDAFSVVATFGLGASSIALFARIGGGIYTKAADVGADLVGKVEAGIPEDDPRNPATIADNVGDNVGDVAGMGADLFESYAGAIVAPIILAALLFGGFTTGSSGPIVDFADGSVLQATFLYPLLVAALGMVASIIGALLVRGRKGKSLAAQLHFGTNLAMFLTAIAAIVGAFWVFGDVPEIDQPLLLGLVIVVGLFAGYAIGFTSEYYTSDHYEPVKRLAGQSETGPATVIIAGIAEGMLSTVASVLLIVGAIGGSYALGEAAFAIDNGGLYAAALAAIGMLATTGAVVAVDAYGPISDNAGGIAEMAHLPPEVREVTDSLDSLGNTTAAVAKGFAIGSAALTALALFRSYTAAVSEGTAPLVIDLTSVAVVIGLFVGSMSTFAFAALTMKSVGRAAQAMIVEVRRQFAEIPGLREGKPGVKPDAARCVAISTDAALREMIVPGALAVVLPLAVGFFSVEALGGLLAGALATGFLLAIFMANAGGAWDNAKKFIEAGNLGGKGSDNHKAAVTGDTVGDPFKDTSGPAMNILIKVMTIVSLVFAPAFL, from the coding sequence GTGACCGCCATCCCGTACCTCGCGGCTGCCGCCGCCATCGCCGGCTTGCTCCTGGCCGTCTACTTCAGCCGCGTCGTGCATCGAGCGGACGAGGGAACCGAGGCGATGCGCGAGATCGCTGCCGCGATCCGAGAGGGCGCGGTCACCTTCCTGCGGCGTGAGTACCGCTGGGTGGCGGTGTTCGTAGCGATCATGGCGGTGGTCATCTTCGTCGTGCTCGACTACGGCCGCCCCTGGGGCGCGATCGCGTACGTGCTCGGGGCCATCTTCTCAGCGACCGCGGGTGTAGTCGGCATGCGCATCGCCACTGCCGCCAACGTGCGAACCGCCAACGCGGCCCGCGACGGCGCCGCCAAGGCGCTGCCGCTCGCGTTCCGCGGCGGTGCCGTGATGGGCTTCACCGTCGCCGGCCTCGGCCTGCTGGGCCTGTCGCTCGCCTACATCGTCTTCGTGGACGTCCTCGCGGTGGACGATGCCTTCTCCGTGGTTGCGACGTTCGGACTGGGCGCGTCGTCGATCGCGCTGTTCGCCCGCATCGGTGGCGGCATCTACACGAAGGCCGCGGACGTCGGCGCCGACCTCGTCGGGAAGGTCGAGGCCGGGATCCCCGAGGACGACCCGCGCAACCCGGCGACGATCGCGGACAACGTCGGCGACAACGTCGGCGATGTCGCGGGCATGGGCGCCGACCTGTTCGAGTCCTACGCCGGCGCGATCGTGGCTCCGATCATCCTCGCGGCGCTGCTGTTCGGCGGTTTCACCACGGGCAGCAGCGGCCCGATCGTCGACTTCGCCGACGGGTCGGTGCTCCAGGCGACCTTCCTCTACCCCCTCCTGGTGGCCGCCCTCGGCATGGTGGCCTCCATCATCGGGGCGCTGCTGGTGCGCGGGCGCAAGGGCAAGAGCCTGGCGGCCCAGCTGCACTTCGGGACGAACCTGGCGATGTTCCTCACGGCCATCGCGGCGATCGTCGGCGCGTTCTGGGTCTTCGGTGACGTGCCCGAGATCGACCAGCCGCTGCTGCTCGGCCTGGTGATCGTGGTCGGTCTCTTCGCGGGGTACGCGATCGGCTTCACCTCCGAGTACTACACGTCTGACCACTACGAGCCGGTGAAGAGACTTGCCGGACAGTCCGAGACGGGCCCCGCGACGGTCATCATCGCCGGCATCGCCGAGGGCATGCTCTCGACGGTCGCCTCGGTGCTGCTCATCGTCGGCGCCATCGGTGGCTCCTACGCCCTCGGCGAGGCCGCGTTCGCGATCGACAACGGTGGCCTCTACGCCGCTGCGCTGGCTGCCATCGGGATGCTCGCCACGACCGGAGCGGTCGTCGCCGTGGATGCCTACGGCCCCATCTCCGACAACGCCGGCGGCATCGCCGAGATGGCGCACCTGCCCCCTGAGGTCCGCGAGGTCACCGACTCACTCGACTCCCTCGGCAACACCACCGCGGCCGTGGCCAAGGGCTTCGCCATCGGTTCCGCGGCGCTCACCGCGCTCGCGCTGTTCCGCTCGTACACCGCGGCGGTCAGCGAGGGCACCGCACCTCTGGTCATCGACCTCACGTCCGTCGCGGTCGTGATCGGGCTGTTCGTCGGCTCCATGTCGACCTTCGCGTTCGCCGCGCTCACCATGAAGTCGGTGGGGCGCGCAGCGCAGGCGATGATCGTCGAGGTCCGTCGCCAGTTCGCCGAGATCCCCGGACTGCGCGAAGGCAAGCCTGGCGTGAAGCCCGACGCGGCTCGCTGTGTGGCCATCTCCACCGACGCCGCCCTGCGGGAGATGATCGTCCCCGGCGCGCTGGCCGTGGTCCTCCCGCTGGCGGTCGGGTTCTTCTCCGTCGAGGCGCTGGGCGGCCTGCTGGCCGGCGCGCTCGCCACCGGCTTCCTGCTCGCGATCTTCATGGCCAACGCGGGCGGGGCGTGGGACAACGCCAAGAAGTTCATCGAGGCCGGCAACCTCGGCGGCAAGGGCTCGGACAACCACAAGGCCGCCGTCACCGGCGACACCGTCGGTGACCCGTTCAAGGACACCTCCGGACCCGCGATGAACATCCTCATCAAGGTCATGACGATCGTCAGCCTGGTCTTCGCCCCTGCCTTCCTCTGA